The following is a genomic window from Hugenholtzia roseola DSM 9546.
CTACTAATGCAGAAGCGGGGGCAAAATAAAAAACCTCGGGGACGGCTGAAAGCCTCACCGACGGTTATTAAATCATCTCAAAACCACAATAAGGCTGCAAAATTTTAGGAATCTTGATGCCTTCGGGGGTTTGGTTGTTTTCCAAAAGAGCCGCTAAGATGCGTGGCAGAGCCAGTGCGCTACCGTTGAGCGTGTGTGCTAAGGCTTTTTTGCCGTCTTTGTCTTGATAACGCAGGAGCAGGCGGTTGGCTTGGTAGGTTTCGAAATTGCTAACAGAACTAACTTCTAACCAGCGGTCTTGTGCAGCCGAATAGACTTCCAAATCGTAGGTAAGGGCAGAGGTAAAGCCCATGTCGCCTCCACAGAGGCGCAACGTGCGATAGGGCAGTTCTAAGGCTTGTAAAAGTCCTTGTACGTGTTTGAGCATCAGTTCGAGCTGTGCGTATGACTTTTCGGGGTGTTCTATTGCCACAATTTCCACTTTGTCGAATTGGTGTAGGCGATTTAGCCCCCTTACGTGCGCTCCCCATGAGCCAGCTTCGCGTCGGAAACAAGGCGTATAGCCTACCAAACGAATGGGTAGTTCTTCTTCTTTGACGATTTGGTCGCGAAAGAGATTGGTGATAGGCACTTCGGCGGTAGGAATGGCGTAGAGGTCGTCGGCAGGCATGTAGTACATTTGCCCTTCTTTATCGGGTAGCTGCCCTGTGCCATAGCCAGAGGCGGCATTGACAAAAATCGGCGGCTGAATTTCATAAAATCCTGCGGCTAAGGCTTGGTCTAAAAAATAGTTTATCATTGCCCTTTGCAGGCGTGCGCCCTTTCCTTTATAGACGGGAAAACCTGCGCCTGTAATTTTGACACCTAAGTCAAAATCGATAATATCGTATTGTTTTATCAAATCCCAATGCGGCAGAGCCTCGCCTTCCATTTTTTTGGCTACGCCCCAAGTATCGACAATTTCGTTGTCGTCGGCAGATTTGCCTGCTTTTACGGAAAGGTGTGGGGTGTTCGGAATTTGATAGAGTAGCTCTTTTAAAGTGTCGCTTTTTTCTTTGAAAAGCTCTTCTAAGTTTTTGATGTCTATCTTGGCTTGTGCGGCTTGCGCCCTTGCATGCTCGGCTTCCTCTTTTTTTCCTGCCTTCATCAGGCTGCCGATGGATTTTGCCATTTCGTTGGCTTGCGCTTGTAGGTTATTGAGCTGGAATTGTATTTTTTTCCGCTCGTCGTCTAAATCAAGTAGGGTCTTGATTTTTTCTTCAATATCAAAAAGATTGCGCTTTTTGAGCGCGTCAATAACCGCTTGGGTTTGGTTTTGAATGTAGGCAATTTGCAACATAGATGAGCTTAGATAGGGAAAAGCGTGTATGGAGCGACAAAGGTAGTAAATTTTACCCAAACAATTCTACAAAAAAAAGCGGACGATTTTTTCTTGCTTTGATAGCTAAGACTTTGGCTATAAAGCCTTTATCGCTAAGTAGGGAAATTATTGGGCGTGCGCATTTGTAAATCTCATTTTTTTGGCTACCTTTGTTAGTTGCGCCTAAGGCTACGATTGACAGACCTATTGCCCTTGTTCATTTATACGAAAAACTTGTTTTTTCAAAGTGTTGCCAAATTGTTGTCAAATTGGAAACAAAATAAAATTTGGGCTGAACCCTATTTTGGGGTCTGAAAACCCTTTTTATTGCAACCTCCTTTCGGGCAAGACAATGCCTTTTCCCTACATTTGTACCTGATTTTTAGAACCTAACCTCAATGCCCACGACAAGGGCGAGGTTTAGCCAAAATATTAAAACCACACGATAAACCCAACTTGTCATTATGGAAAATTCCGAAAACAACAAGAAAGAAAAAAACTACTACCACCTTCCACAAGGCAAAGAAGAAAAGCCCAATCTGCCTGATGAAGATAGCTTTATGCGCGGCAATACTGCCCCCTTTCTGCCCGAATCAGAAGAGGATAAGATTGCCAAGGCGTTTCGTAAAAAAAATTGGAGCGAAATCAAGTCGGCAAACTCTTGGGTCATTTTTAAGGTAATGGCAGAATTTGTGGAAGGCTTCGAAAAATTGGCGCGTATTGGTCCTTGTGTGTCTATTTTTGGCTCGGCACGCACCAAACCCGATAATAAATATTACGTCCAAGCCGAAGAAATTGCGGCAAAATTAGTGCGACACGGCTATGGCGTAATTACAGGCGGCGGTCCGGGCATTATGGAAGCGG
Proteins encoded in this region:
- the serS gene encoding serine--tRNA ligase, translating into MLQIAYIQNQTQAVIDALKKRNLFDIEEKIKTLLDLDDERKKIQFQLNNLQAQANEMAKSIGSLMKAGKKEEAEHARAQAAQAKIDIKNLEELFKEKSDTLKELLYQIPNTPHLSVKAGKSADDNEIVDTWGVAKKMEGEALPHWDLIKQYDIIDFDLGVKITGAGFPVYKGKGARLQRAMINYFLDQALAAGFYEIQPPIFVNAASGYGTGQLPDKEGQMYYMPADDLYAIPTAEVPITNLFRDQIVKEEELPIRLVGYTPCFRREAGSWGAHVRGLNRLHQFDKVEIVAIEHPEKSYAQLELMLKHVQGLLQALELPYRTLRLCGGDMGFTSALTYDLEVYSAAQDRWLEVSSVSNFETYQANRLLLRYQDKDGKKALAHTLNGSALALPRILAALLENNQTPEGIKIPKILQPYCGFEMI